TTCCGGCTGGAGTGCCGGCCTCGCTTCGACTACGGCCGCGCCGCCCACCGGCTCACCATGCCGGACGAACGCTGCGCAGTGCTGCAGGCCCCCGATCAGGAACTGTGCGTGCAGGCCAGCGACCTGGTCGTGCTCCACCCCGACGGCTCCGACGTGACCGCGGGGTTCACCCTGGACGCGGGAGAGATGGCCACCGTGCTCCTCACCGCCCAGTCACCGGGCGCCACCCCGTCCGCCCCGCCCGGTGACGCCGACACCATCGCCGACTTCGACGCCTGCCGAAGGTTCTGGTACGAGTGGATCAAGTCCTCCAATTACCAAGGTCGTTGGCGCCAGATGGTCGACCGCTCGGCCATCACGCTCAAGCTGCTCAGCTACCACCCGACCGGCGCGTTGATCGCCGCCGCGACCATGGGACTGCCGGAGCAGGTCGGCGGTGAGCGGAACTGGGACTACCGGTACACCTGGATCCGGGACGCCTCGCTGTCCGTCCACACCCTCATCGGCCTCGGCTTCCGCGACGAGGCGCTGGCGTTCCGCCGGTGGGTGCGGGACCGGGTCGAGGCGGCCGGCGCCGAGGGCGAACGGCTCCAGATCATGTACCGCATCGACGGCGACCCCCACCTGACCGAGGAGACCCTGACCCAGTGGGAGGGCTACCGCGGCTCGTTCCCGGTGCGCGCCGGAAACGCCGCCTCCGACCAGCTCCAGCTCGACATCTACGGCGAAGCCGCCTACGCGTTCGCCGCCGACGAGAGCGACATGGGGGCACTGCGCGGCTGGGAGGCGTTCCGCAGGCTCGTGGACTGGCTGACCGAGCACTGGGACCGCCCGGACGAAGGGATCTGGGAGACGCGCGGCGGACGCCAGGACTTCACCTACAGCCGCCTGATGTGCTGGGTGGCCTTCGACCGCGCCGTCCGCGTCGCCAGGAAGTTCGCACGCCCCGCGGACCTCGAACGCTGGAGCTCGGTGCGCGACGACATCCTGCGCCAGATCGTGCAGCGCGGATGGAGCCCCAAGCGCGAGGCCTTCACCCAGCACTACGCCACCGACGTCCTGGACGCCTCGCTGCTGCTCATGCCCAAGGTCGGCTTCCTCTCCCCCACCGACCCGGCCTGGCTGTCCACCCTGGACGCCATGGACCAGGAACTGGTCCAGGACAGCCTGGTCTACCGCTACGACCCGGCCGCCTCCCCCGACGGGCTGCGCGGCTCCGAAGGCACCTTCAACCTCTGCACCTTCCTCTACGTCGAGGCCCTGGCCCGGGCGGGCCGGGTCGACCACGCCCGCTACGCGTTCGACAAGATGCTCACCTACGCCAACCACGTGGGCCTGTTCGCCGAGGAGATCGGCCCCTCCGGCGAGCAACTGGGCAACTTCCCCCAGGCGTTCACCCATCTCGCCCTCATCGACGCGGCATTCGCCCTGGACGAGGAACTCGACCGCCAGGGGGCTGCCTGACGCACCGCACCCGGAATCCGAAGGCCCGCAGGAGCTCGAAAGGAGACGGCCGTGGTCTCCCCTCCCCACGCGGCGCAGCCGCGCCGCAACCTGCTGCCGTTCGCCGGGATCGTGATGATCCTGTTGGCGTTGTTCAACGGGTGGGACGCCATGGCGGCGCTGATCGACTCCCCCGTCGTCACCGGCACCGACCGCTACGTCTTCGGAGATCTGCACGGCCTGGGCTGGGCCCTGCTCGTCCTGGCCATCGCCCAGGGGCTTGCCGGCATCACGCTGCTCACCGGTGACCTCCCCTCCCGCTGGTTCCCGGCGGTCGTGCTGTGCGCCAACGCCTTCACCCAGTTCGTCTTCCTTCCGAGCTTCCCGGCCTGGTCCCTGACGATCATCGCCATCGACCTCGCCGCGCTCTACGTGGTCCTCAGCGCACCCGAGGAAAGGAACCGGGAATGACCACGGTGGCCGCCCCCACCACGACCGGGCGCCCTGTGCTGATCCCGCTGGCACTCGCCCAGTTCATCTGCAGCTTCGCCGGCTCCAGCATGAACGTGATGATCAACGACATCAGCACCGACCTGGACACCACCGTCCAGGGTGTCCAGGTCGTCATCACCGTCTTCCTGCTGGTGATGGCCGCACTGATGATCCCCGGGGGCAAGCTCACCGACCGCTGGGGCCGCAAGCGGTGCCTGATGGCCGGCCTCGCCACCTACGGCGTCGGCGCCGTGCTCAGTGCGGCCGCCCCCGGACTCGGCGTCCTCATCCTCGGCAACTCCATCCTGGAGGGCGTCGGCACCGCCCTGCTGATCCCCCCGGTCTACATCCTGACCACCCTGCTGTTCACCGGTACCGCCGCCCGGGCCCGCGCCTTCGGCACCATCATGGCCTTCGGCGGCATCGGTGCGGCAGCCGGTCCGCTCATCGGCGGCCTGCTCACCACAGCCATCGACTGGCGTGCCAACTTCGGCTTCCAGGCCCTGATCGTGGCCCTGATCCTCTTCCTCACCCGCAAGCTGGAGGACCCGCTCCCCGCCGACCCCACCCGGCCGTTCGACACCGTCGGCGCCGTCCTGTCGGCGGCCGGCCTGGTCCTGCTGGTCACCGGCATCCTCGCCGCGGACAACAACACCTGGCTGATGATCGCGCTCCTCGTGGCCGGCGCCGCGGTGCTGGCCGGCTTCTTCCGCTGGATCCGCGGCCTGGAACGCGCCGGACGCGAACCGCTGCTGGCCACCCGCCTCTTCCGCAGCCACACCTCGAACCTGGGCCTCGTCACCCAGAACGCCCAGTGGCTCGTCCTGATGGGTGTCTCGTTCACCGTCGGCGCCTACCTCCAGGTCGTCCGC
The nucleotide sequence above comes from Streptomyces kaniharaensis. Encoded proteins:
- a CDS encoding MFS transporter, whose product is MTTVAAPTTTGRPVLIPLALAQFICSFAGSSMNVMINDISTDLDTTVQGVQVVITVFLLVMAALMIPGGKLTDRWGRKRCLMAGLATYGVGAVLSAAAPGLGVLILGNSILEGVGTALLIPPVYILTTLLFTGTAARARAFGTIMAFGGIGAAAGPLIGGLLTTAIDWRANFGFQALIVALILFLTRKLEDPLPADPTRPFDTVGAVLSAAGLVLLVTGILAADNNTWLMIALLVAGAAVLAGFFRWIRGLERAGREPLLATRLFRSHTSNLGLVTQNAQWLVLMGVSFTVGAYLQVVRGYSAIATGGVFTSATLGLLATSLSAERLAKRHAQRTLIVAGFAVTTVGIVVLLLLVRAVDSVWAFTPGLLLIGLGIGLMLTPSVNIVQSAFPDSLQGEISGLSRSISNLGSSLGTAAAGTILVSELTRNSYAAAMGALALCGVIGLCAALFLPRDRAA
- a CDS encoding DUF7144 family membrane protein — its product is MVSPPHAAQPRRNLLPFAGIVMILLALFNGWDAMAALIDSPVVTGTDRYVFGDLHGLGWALLVLAIAQGLAGITLLTGDLPSRWFPAVVLCANAFTQFVFLPSFPAWSLTIIAIDLAALYVVLSAPEERNRE
- a CDS encoding glycoside hydrolase family 15 protein, producing the protein MNPYPPIAEHGVIGDLQTAALVSTAGDIDWWCTPRFDSPSLFASLLDHAKGGRCRLAVDRDAVPDAQVKQLYLAGTAIVVTRFLAPQGVAEVVDFMLPDTSPTPSDRHRIIRTARVVRGRVPFRLECRPRFDYGRAAHRLTMPDERCAVLQAPDQELCVQASDLVVLHPDGSDVTAGFTLDAGEMATVLLTAQSPGATPSAPPGDADTIADFDACRRFWYEWIKSSNYQGRWRQMVDRSAITLKLLSYHPTGALIAAATMGLPEQVGGERNWDYRYTWIRDASLSVHTLIGLGFRDEALAFRRWVRDRVEAAGAEGERLQIMYRIDGDPHLTEETLTQWEGYRGSFPVRAGNAASDQLQLDIYGEAAYAFAADESDMGALRGWEAFRRLVDWLTEHWDRPDEGIWETRGGRQDFTYSRLMCWVAFDRAVRVARKFARPADLERWSSVRDDILRQIVQRGWSPKREAFTQHYATDVLDASLLLMPKVGFLSPTDPAWLSTLDAMDQELVQDSLVYRYDPAASPDGLRGSEGTFNLCTFLYVEALARAGRVDHARYAFDKMLTYANHVGLFAEEIGPSGEQLGNFPQAFTHLALIDAAFALDEELDRQGAA